CAGAACAATGGTGGCGGCGGGGGCGGCAGTATGTCCAATTCGTTGGCGATGGCCGGGCTGAATCTGTCCGCGCTGCCGGTGAATCCAGCTCTGGTCGCCGCGCTGAACCAAGCATCTTGGGGCTTGATCGGTAACCTGCAGACGCCCGGGAACGATCAGGGATATTCGAACCAGCCTGGCCCACCTGGTCAACAGCCGTCCGGCAACAACAGCATTGGTAACAGTGGCAACTCTGGCTTTCTCAGTTGGATGAATCAGGGTGGCGGTGATGGTAATACAGGCAATCCCGGAACAGGTGGACCAGGCCCGAATAACCCGAACGCGTCCCAAGGTGCTTGGCAGAATCATCCTGGGCAGCGCGAGCAGAAGTCGAATAACTTTCTCAAGTACGAGTAAGAAGGCTGCGCGACACGACGATGACACGATGCTGGTGTGTGTCGATCACGATGCCGTCGGGCCCTCCCCTAAGGCCAGCAGGAAGAAACCGGCGAATCCGTTCCTTTGATCCTGATGCGTTCACTACCCGCCTTTAGCCGCCTCGGGAGAGTAGGGGATCTGTCTGTCGCACGCCTCTTTTCTTTCTAGTAGGTACAAATTACATGATTTGCAAACGGACAACGACACCACGCAACTTATGCGACTATGACGGTGACGACTACCACGTTGATATAACATGAACCGAATCCTCTGTTAATGGAGGTCAGGGTTCAGCTATATCTACAGTCTCTCCGAGTCGCAACAAACGGAACACCTAACTATCGTTCCTGGATTTGGAACCTCGAGAAAGATATATCCTGACACGAGCTACAAGATACAGAAATAATAATCTTGAGCGATTTGAATTTACCTTGTAGCTTTTGTCTTGTGTGTGGGTATACTCTTCCAGATTCCGGATTCCGACAGAAACATTTTGGTGTTCCGTTTCTGAAGACCGGCACTGTACATATATGCGTGTATGCATCTacaagaaacaaatcaattgcAACACTTTTCCTTTTGTTTAACGATATACAATATTTCATACGAGATCACGTTTACGATTAATTAGATAGAACCGAGTACCTCTTCCTTTTTATCTTTTGCACATCACACCCTGTGTATGTATCCTTCTGATATAACTGTTTTTCTTCGTCTGTCTCGAGATACCGGGTTTCACCTGTGCTGAAAGAAAAACCAGATGTTAGTATTACACATACATACGATACCTTTTCTTCTCGCAGTGAGGGAACATTTAGATGCGGTCGTGCGTGTTTAGGGAACGGATAGCTTCGATCATCTGAGCTCTGTGCATACTAGAACTGTATGATCTCATTTTCAAGCGTGCGGTCTAGCCAACTcaaaagataataaataatgtacTGAGATGATTACGATGGTGATTATGATGAGGATGAGGATGATACTGAATGATTATATgattatgtaatttatatatttatatatgtgtcctatatatatatatatatatatatatatatatatatatatatatatatatatatatatacatatgcaatatatattatatatatatattattatatataataaatataattattatatatatatatattatatatataaacacaaatatataaataaatagattatGATGAtgagatgatgatgatgatgatgatgaatgTGTATGTATCAGTGAAGAATAAGAACGAGATTTGTGTAGTATCGAGTACATACGTGTGCTTACGTTTTATTTAAAGTTACGTTCCGTGTGTTTAATGTGTAATTGAGGGGATCACCGATCCGGTTCGCTTGTTTCTTCGGGTCGTCGTGCGTGAGATTACTGGATATACGATTTCGATCGCTTctttttcctcttcttcttcttcttcttctttcctttGTTTTACGAGCAACGCCCAGCAAATTTTAAGATCACAGAATAGTTACTTTTTATCGTTTGTATTCGTCTTTCTTCTTATTTAAACATACTTTAATTACTCCTGTCATTTTCATTCAAAATTGGAATTCCTAATTCGAAACAGTCGTTTTACGTTGATGGAAGAGGGACAATGTCAATTGCATTCTTAGAATGCATGAGGCGAGGTCGCAAGTGTGTGGAGAACGCAGGTATATACAGAATGATCGCAGCTACCCGATATTTAAGAGGTCATTGAGACTAGAGAAATCTCGCCTTCGAATGATAACGACAAAAGCATACGTGTTCTTTTctataaaagtatatatatatatgtatattctacatatataaatatatgcatGTATATATGAGTATATGTAGATGCGTTTTGCATTTGAGTATGATAATGCAGTTGAGACAATGCGTTCAGGGATCTTCTGTTGATCGATTGAATGTGATTCGTGACAGTCTTCTTTTCCATTTTCCACGACTTTGATAAATGTTAACGAGACAAGTTCTCGCACGATGAAGAGGGATGGTCccattgttcattcttcatAGATTCGAGTCATGGTGGTTGCCTTTTGTCATTGACGTTGCACGACGGTAATTAATCTCATATACATATAGTCGCAGCTAAGAAAAGAATGTGCAGCGCATGAGAACGTATTAAGATTATACTGTAgatgaaaaatatttcaaactaTAACTCTGTGTTACGTGTTGCTTAAAAAACTCGTGAAAGGAATGGGAAACAAAATCTTACCGGAGGAGACGCATCAGTCACACGTTCTGCGCATTTTCCATTATTGTAGAAGTTCCATCGGTAAATTCTACTTGACGATACCTatcatttcataatttttaatcaGTGTAATTAGCTTGCTGCCAGTTGACGAACTATGCACAACTGAGCGGTCTCTTGAATATTCAACCGAAGTCTACGTCACAAATGGTTCCTTACTGGAAAATGAGAAAAACAAGCTTGAATATTCAAGAACTATCCTAAATACCTCCATTCGCCTATATCCATCATTTTTAGAAGAGTTCATTTTTTGAGCTATAAATATAACGTGTAGAGGCATCATATTATAGTCTTCATAGATTGGATTGTTTTACCTcacgagtctctctctctctctctctctctctctctctctctctctctctctctctttttgtgTGTATGCGTGTATGCGTGTATGACGGTTGAATGTATTTGTTAATGGTCGTCTCAGAACTACAGGCATGAAAGTTCTAATCGAGAAGTGATTTGTCGTTTAAATGGTAGGTAACATTATTAAtacaaagaaaatatatatacattcgTGGGTGTATGggcgtgtgtatgtatgtatctgATTACAAAAGGTGAAGCAGCAGAGAAccaacgtgttaataatacaaggcatatatatacatatataagtatatatatatatatatatatatatatatatatatatatatacatatatacaatgtatatatatttaaaaatatgagGAGCGAGTTATAATAATTGTGAATCGAGCGATAATTAATtgtgaaaaaaaatattttatggaTGGGACACAGTCGTTTAGTGAATGCCTGagatatgtgtatgtatatgcatatatacatatatatgtgtatatatatatatatatatatatatatatatatatatatatatatatatatatgtctgtATTAATTCAGAATGTTTATACATACTGTAAAGAGAACATTGATGGGAAGTGCGTCGAGTTTATTTATTGACGTCCTGCTGTAAATGATAACCGATATACAAAGACTGTAGTTTAAGACAACTTTTAACAGACATTAGAACCGTTTCTAGCTCATTATTATAGCCTGGTTGATCCACTTCAAATCGTTTGCCAACGTCAACTAATCTTGTAATCACTTTTAACCAATacttatatcacctatatgtaTCGGTTAAAATAATGATGATAACGATATccatatatttctatatagtATTCGTTTTTGTGGGATTGCATTTTACTTGACAAAATGTAAACAATATGAAAGCAAATTGTATATGCATATGTGTGTAGAGTTTACAATATGGTATACATCTGCACgaagcaattgatttagcgCACGTGCAATTCAAGAGATGATTGTTGCTCAAAAAATGCCTTGCGAAACGATTTGAATACGATCCGCGAAGTGTGTACATATATACGTAAGGTGCATTAATGTCGTTCGTGAACgttcaaatggaaaaatgagaTTTTTGTTGTGTAGAACAGTTCgtatttgtaaattgaaatatcGGGATTGTGTTTTAAATGAGATATTACCGAGTGATCACGTCCGATAAAAACGTACATGATTCTTTTGTCATTGTGAGAATGTTAATTTTGATAGGTGGCAGAGATTGATTCTTATTACCGTAAGTTCATTACAAGAATGATTAAAAACTGATACACTGGAAATTTATTTACACTTTCTGAACTCCTCCATCGGATCGCTTTGCTAAAGCTACCCGTAAAATATTGACAGGCTCGACCAATATCAGAGAGCTGTAAAAGTCATCCGCGTTCTACAGAGCAAAAAGTCGCTTGATTACTCATGATTAACGCCGCATAACTTGTCTTCTGTCTAGTTGCTCGCGCAAGATCAATCATGACATTGGTCGAGTCGTGAaaaaaacagattatttattcCTGTTTTCTTCTAGCTAGTGTTTTCATCTATGTCGGATGAATGCGTTATAAACAGATCTTTCACTTGATATCAACAACATTCACGATCAAGCAACTTTCTTTCACTTTTTGTAACAACCACTCACATACCTCTTATACACGATCTCAAATGTATTGACTTGTTGCAGGGTGGTCCATTTAAACTGGAACCACTCGCATCGCATTAATTAATTCCAGTGAGAGTTTGTACTGTTTATTGCAGTTTCTAAGATCTGAAACTTCTTATACTATTTGTGTCAGAATCTTATTTAGTTGAAGTTTTCTTTCACTGTTACCACAGTCTTGACAACTGTGTATTTTCAGTCTTGTATGGTTAATCGCAATCATTCGCCAGACCGTGGAAGAACGTTTCAATTAATGACTTTGATTTTTATCTTAATAACTGTAGCAGGAACGTATAGTTGTATGCTCTGCCTGTAGTTGGGCCTTACTTGCTCCCAGAACTCAATGTTGATAGATTGAGAAACAGCTTTTGCACACATCGTGTTAGTTAATACTTTATCGACTTGCTACTGCTATTTTGTCTGATGACAATCAGGAGGAGGGAGAATGTGTGAGTGGTTCTACATTCGGAATCGCACAGAGTGGAAGGAAGAATTTGTGAGTTATATACTACAGGTTGCCATTCATTCGATGAATGAAGGTGGCGATGAAATGATGATGGTGACGCTTTATGATATATGGTAGTGGTGGCAGTGTATAGTGACGATtatatgatgatgatgatgatgatgatgatgatgatgatgatgatgatgatgatgatgatgatgatgatgatgatgatgatgatgatggtgaGATGAGGATGTTGATGGTGAATAATGGTGATGAGTTTGATGATGAGGATGAGGATGAGGATGCGGATGATGGTGATGATGCGGATGCGGATGATGatggtgatgatgatgatgattatgattatgatgATTATGATGATGACTGGAAGTAGAGGAGAGGCATGGAAGCGTCTACTGAAACTTCGAAACAGGTGATTACGAACTGAAATTACTTACAATAGTATGGGTTTTGTGTCATCGAAATCCAAACACACTCACGCAAGGTCATACACGATATTCGCAGCTTCTCATAATCTAATGGTCCCGCTATTACTCAAACACATCCGAATATTGCCTAATTTCCTTTAGATCCTTATCAATGCTGGAGCACcgaaaaaacaaagaaaaacaaaaaaaagtaAGAAGTTGCATCGGCGGTTAATCGTCGATTGATAGAAATTTGATTCACTTGAGATCCTGTTTATCGGATAAAACAGTTCTAACTTATTAATCGTTCATTCATCTGCTATTAACCGAAATTTTAATATCGCTTCCAATAATTTCTTGTGTCGAAgcattgtacaattgttttaaAACAGAAACACCTTGTGCTACTACGTTTATAAAGTGCTACAGTTTTTCTTGAATCGGGTCTCTCAAACGATTGCATAATTCTTCGAACAAGGTGTACTTTCGAGCTCTCACGTTGCACGTATTTAATTAGCAAGTTAACGCAAAATCTGATGAAGTAGACCATCATACACGTGGTTCAACCGGAAAAAGAATTATGCGCAAGAAAAAAAACATTCGCTACTGTTATATCCGTTTTCTTTCCGCATTAGAATTACATTGATTACATTAAATACGTTGTGTCTTCTTCGATGTACATTAATTATGTATTCGATTCTGTTCAACAGCTCATTGTCAGTTGACTGAAATACAATGTGCGAACTTGCATGGATTTTTTGTATGCAACTAGTTCCGCTTAACAGCAAAGTGATCCGCTAAACAATGAACTGCAAACGAAGAGAAGAAATATGAAGGACGGACAATAAAGATAGATGAATTTTGGGAATTTCATGGAAAGTATAAACAGGTGGTTTGAGAATTTCTCTTGTAAACTTACTGTTTCTATATTTCGTAATCATCGACGGTTTCTTTTTCTCAACGAATTTAATTccttaatattttttgtttttagATCATTCTCGCTGCAACAATAAATAATTTGACCACGAGGAATTGTGAACCACGTCGCATTTCAAATATATTGCTCACCTAATGATAACGCTGGGAAATACTAATCTTCAACTGATACTGGGTGTGTGTCAAAGGTGTATTAGATTATTCCTTGATATTACATTGGCGCTGGCTTCTGCTGTGCGAAATCTACGGACAGAATAAACACGATTACAAAGGAGATATATTATTGTAGAGCTGCACAAGCATGGAAAATGTTTATGAAATGTAACAAAAATTCTCCAATAATTTACTGCAGACTCACACTATTTTAAGAAACAAATATAGCTCCCACCAAATGAGATTATTACTTGTGTAATGTATCTTTTTCGTGATTTCCATCTGTCTGACGTTCTTAACTTTCAAATATATCATCTAAAAATAAATGCCAGTGAAAATGAATTATCTTAAAGACAACCGACAATAATAATGTGATTATACATTTgcatatacatattttattgaAATGCTATGAGACTATTAGCATGTTGATATACTGTAAGTTCTTTCCCTTCAAACGATTTTAACTGCCCGCTACGCAATGATTGTTAATGTTGTCTAATAAAATGTTGTGTAATCTATATACAAGGAACTGTTGATAGGAAACAGGAAGCGTCACTAATGCTCCATTTGCGTAAACACGGACTTCTTAGTCTATGCGGATAATAATCATGGcaacaaaaaatatatttcttgatCTAGCATAATTTTCTTACTTTACAGATAACTCCATACAGAGTGGGTAATGATACTATGTTTTATACATTAAAAGTCAATGGCAATAAATTAAGCGACAAAAAATTCGCTTgcttttaaacatttttctatGATCTGTACCCGAtcgaatattatttaataaaaagacTTTATCACCGTTTGGAAAcgcttaattattttatttactatatGTGTTTGTaatttaacatgatttagcagtctAATCAGTACTGTTCAATCTCGTTCGATTAGAGATAAATGAATTGTACTTCAATTCGTGGAGAATGAATTTgtagaaatttattaaaaacaGATAAAGTAAAAGATACCGCAGCCCAAACGTTTAAAAACTAAGAGATATATTAGTCCGAAGTTGGTTATTTTCAGAATGAAACAATGAACGGGAGATGGGACTAGATAATTAATGAGTTCCAAAAAATGAATATGTATTGCGTAGTACCTTGAATTTATCATAGTCATCAGGACGCAAGCTTACGTCACGACAATATCAACCCAAACATTGAAATACAAGAAAAACGATAAACTATCGGTAAGTTAAATCAAACAGTGACATTTGTCGCAATGTTTTGTATCATTGCAAGAATACATTGTCGTTACAAAATAAGAACGGAAGAATCGGACATGTGCATATATGTACATAAGTTTAACAGCTGTAGCCAGCTTTAGCTTTCCAATTCGTGATTCGTTTTGTAACGGATGTACCTTTGAGTTGAGTGTGATCGTACATGTACATATTTATTGATTTGGGCATCGCCGTATCAAAGTTCATTGGCGTAAGATTACATAAACAAAACTGGTTTGGTGATTTTGTACTTTGATCGGTTATTAGCGGGATACTGATGTTTGTGCACGTAGAGTGCAGACGATATAAGACAATTCGATGATCAGGTTAGAGTAGGTGAAAGCACGGGAATCAGAGACTGACTCGTAGCGAAATGCTTGCGATACGTGGTCTCGCTGCTGTTTAGCTGATTCACTGCCAAGTATTGCCCCACCACCTGTTCACCTTAACGAGCTCTGAAACTGGACGCAGAAGACTCAAGACCGTCGTAGAAGACGGTGTAAATTTTGTAGTCGTACTTAGAGGCTGATCAGTTGGGAATGGCGCCGATGCTTAGTAAATTCGCGACCAAGCGTACAGTGGCTGGTGCTTGTGCGCTCACCGCGTTGATATGGATCCTAAAAAGAAGAGGCAGAAAACAAGTCACGAGAAATAAGTAAGTAGATGGGACAACCATGTGTGTGCAAGACTCAACTTGCTCAGTCTCGTCAAAACACTCAAGACGATTGTTTGTTTTTACAGGAACGCGTGGCCCTCTCATGATATACAGTATGTTATCAAAGAGGTAAGTGCCAAATGAATCTGTAACCGTTAAATTAGTACTAATCCACTAGTTGTACCAATACAATCCAATTCTCAGGAGAAACCAAAGAGTCCGAAAGCTTACGTCAATGCCAAATTTTTCAAACAACTACGTCAACTGCTCAGAATTGGTATACCATCCGTTGTGTCTCCAGAGTTTGgatttgttcttcttgttgctggtTCCTTAGTGGCAAGATCCCTGTGCGACCTATGGATGATAAACATAGGAACGTTAATCGAATCGTGCGTACAATTAGTTGCTGAGAAAAACCCAAGTCTTTCAATTTATAAGTTACAAGCATTGTGTTTCAGGTCGATCGTTAATATGGATGCACCTCTATTTAAGAAgcgtttatttaaatttttgtcTGTATTGCCTGTGGTAAGTGAGTATATATATTGTGAATAAAGTATGCAGAGCATTGCTTTTGTAGGCTGCTAATGAAATTCTTTCGTTCAGGCTGCCAAGCAGCTAATTTTCTAATCGTTTGGAAGATATTATTGATATGATCTTCCAtgactatatttatttagatctCTGTTGTGAACAACGTACTGAAATATGGAATATATGAAATGAAGTTGAGGCTACGCACGAATATCACACGAAATCTACTGGACCAGTACCTGAAGTGAGTGGAACCAGCCAAGAACAATTATGAATAATGCATTTGATTTCCCAAACGTTTCAAATTCGAATATATTACTGGTTATTACAGGGGTTTTACATACTACAAAATGAGTAACTTGGACAGTCGAATAGCAAACCCAGATCAGCTTTTATCTACCGACGTCGACAAATTCTGTGAAAGCTGCACGGATCTTTATAGTAACGTCGCAAAACCGTTATTggacatatttatttatgtcTATAGATTGACGAGCAATCTTGGTGGTCAGGTATGTTAATTTAGCGATTCTTGAGCACGCCTGTTCACGCTTTCTAAAATATCTGTTCCATTATAGACACCAATATTAATGCTGTTCTACCTTCTCTTTGCTGGTACTATGATTACGCATCTTCGTAAACCGATCGGCTCGATGACAGTGAAAGAACAACGTCTGGAGGGCGAGTACCGTCACATTAATTCCCGACTAATTACGAATTCTGAAGAAATTGCGTTTTACCAAGGAAACAATAGAGAGAAACTAACGATACTAGCTAGCTTCTATAAACTAGTAAGTAAACAGTAGAATTCTCGCGGACTACCACGCTCGTGTTATATTTACCTTTCGTTTTACAGGTGACTCATCTCCGAAAATGTTTGGAATTCAAAACGCTCATAGGAGTGATTGATAATTTTGTCGGCAAATGTAAAGAACGACTTACTTAGATACATTTTCACTTACAGGCATAATAcctgaaaaatattgaaaatatttttctttcagaCATGGCAACGATCGTAGGCTTTTATGCGGTCAGCATTCCGTTCTTTCAGAAGAACCATCGTGTCCTGTCAGGATCGCCTGATCATCGATTCAAGAGTTACTACACGTATGGGCGGATGTTAGTGAAACTAGCGGAAGCTATAGGCAGATTAGTACTGGCCGGAAGAGAGCTGACACGGCTAGCAGGGTTCACAGCTAGGGTTACAGAAATCAAGGTCGTCTTGGACGATTTGAACGCGGGCAAATACTCTAGGACAATGATCACAGACTTCAAGGAGGAGTCGATTGGAAGTCCGGGCGCGGGGAAGATTCTGACCAAAGATAACATTATACGTTTCGATCGCGTGCCATTGATAACGCCGAACGGCGATGTTCTTATCAAAGAGTTAACGTTCGAGGTAAGCTCGGGAATGAACGTGCTAGTATGTGGACCTAATGgttgcggaaagagctctctcttCAGAATTCTTGGAGAGGTACGTTATCGACATTTATCATCACGCCATCTAACCGTGTCCAAATTCTCCGACGGTAATGTCTGACCATTTGAAACCGTTTACCTGGGCAGTTGTGGCCAGTTTGGGGCGGAACGGTGACCAAACCACCGCGTGGAAAATTATTCTACATACCGCAACGTCCTTACATGACCCTGGGTACGCTCAGAGATCAAATTATCTATCCTCATACAAAGGAGGAGATGATAAGGCGCGGCAAGATGACAGACGACGACCTTGTTAAACTATTAGATCTGGTTCAACTAGGCCATCTGTTGGAAAGAGAAAATTTGACAAACATTGAGGGTCAAGGGTGGGACGTTGTCGCCGATTGGATGGATGTCCTTTCTGGTGGTGAAAAACAACGTATAGCGGTAATACCTAGTCTCCTCTTCGTCTATATAAAGCTATCCTGTGATTGGTGATTGACCGGGTGTCGTTCATTCTGCAGATGGCTCGACTCTTCTATCACAAACCACAGTTTGCAATTCTGGACGAGTGCACGAGTGCAGTCAGTGTTGATGTCGA
This genomic stretch from Megalopta genalis isolate 19385.01 chromosome 5, iyMegGena1_principal, whole genome shotgun sequence harbors:
- the Pmp70 gene encoding ATP binding cassette subfamily D member Pmp70 → MAPMLSKFATKRTVAGACALTALIWILKRRGRKQVTRNKNAWPSHDIQYVIKEEKPKSPKAYVNAKFFKQLRQLLRIGIPSVVSPEFGFVLLVAGSLVARSLCDLWMINIGTLIESSIVNMDAPLFKKRLFKFLSVLPVISVVNNVLKYGIYEMKLRLRTNITRNLLDQYLKGFTYYKMSNLDSRIANPDQLLSTDVDKFCESCTDLYSNVAKPLLDIFIYVYRLTSNLGGQTPILMLFYLLFAGTMITHLRKPIGSMTVKEQRLEGEYRHINSRLITNSEEIAFYQGNNREKLTILASFYKLVTHLRKCLEFKTLIGVIDNFVGKYMATIVGFYAVSIPFFQKNHRVLSGSPDHRFKSYYTYGRMLVKLAEAIGRLVLAGRELTRLAGFTARVTEIKVVLDDLNAGKYSRTMITDFKEESIGSPGAGKILTKDNIIRFDRVPLITPNGDVLIKELTFEVSSGMNVLVCGPNGCGKSSLFRILGELWPVWGGTVTKPPRGKLFYIPQRPYMTLGTLRDQIIYPHTKEEMIRRGKMTDDDLVKLLDLVQLGHLLERENLTNIEGQGWDVVADWMDVLSGGEKQRIAMARLFYHKPQFAILDECTSAVSVDVEDSMYSYCRQANITLFTVSHRRSLWKHHEYYLQMDGRGGYEFKVIEPDTEEFGS